Proteins from a genomic interval of Thamnophis elegans isolate rThaEle1 chromosome 2, rThaEle1.pri, whole genome shotgun sequence:
- the WNT1 gene encoding LOW QUALITY PROTEIN: proto-oncogene Wnt-1 (The sequence of the model RefSeq protein was modified relative to this genomic sequence to represent the inferred CDS: inserted 2 bases in 1 codon): MLGLKTLWVLAFSSLSNTLAVNNSGRWWGIINVASSTNLLTDSKNVQLVLDPSLQLLSRKQRKLIRQNPGILHSISSGLQSAIKECKWQFRNRRWNCPTTPGPNVFGKIVNRGCRETAFIFAITSAGVTHSVARSCSEGSIESCTCDYRRRGPGGPDWHWGGCSDNVDFGRVFGREFVDSNEKGRDLRFLMNLHNNEAGRLTVFTEMRQECKCHGMSGSCTVKTCWMRLPTFRTVGDFLKDRFDGASRVIYGNKGSNRASRMXLHHLEPENPAHKPPSPHDLVYFEKSPNFCTYNGKTGTAGTAGRFCNSTSPALDGCELLCCGRGYRTRTQRVTERCNCTFHWCCHVSCLNCTNMQVLHECL, translated from the exons ATGCTAGGCTTGAAGACCTTGTGGGTTTTggctttttcctctctttccaaCACTCTAGCGGTGAATAACAGCGGCCGATGGTG GGGAATCATCAACGTGGCCTCGTCTACCAACCTACTGACCGACTCCAAGAATGTGCAGCTGGTGCTAGACCCTTCCTTGCAGCTCCTGAGCCGCAAGCAGCGCAAGCTTATCCGCCAAAACCCAGGCATCCTGCATAGCATCAGCAGCGGCCTGCAGAGCGCCATCAAGGAGTGTAAGTGGCAATTCCGTAACCGCCGCTGGAACTGTCCTACTACCCCAGGCCCCAATGTGTTCGGCAAGATTGTCAACAGAG GTTGCCGAGAGACTGCCTTCATTTTTGCTATTACTAGTGCCGGGGTCACCCACTCGGTGGCCCGTTCTTGCTCGGAAGGCTCCATCGAATCTTGCACTTGTGACTATCGACGGAGGGGTCCAGGAGGTCCTGACTGGCATTGGGGTGGCTGCAGTGACAATGTGGACTTTGGACGGGTCTTTGGGCGAGAGTTTGTGGACTCCAATGAGAAGGGGAGAGACCTGCGCTTCTTGATGAATTTACACAACAACGAGGCAGGACGTCTG actgtTTTCACAGAAATGCGCCAGGAATGCAAGTGCCATGGGATGTCAGGCTCTTGCACCGTGAAGACCTGCTGGATGCGTCTGCCCACTTTTCGGACCGTGGGGGACTTCCTCAAGGATCGCTTTGATGGCGCTTCCCGGGTCATCTACGGCAACAAAGGCAGCAACCGAGCTTCCCGCAT GCTGCACCATCTGGAGCCGGAGAACCCAGCTCACAAGCCTCCTTCCCCTCACGACCTGGTCTATTTTGAGAAGTCTCCCAACTTCTGCACCTACAACGGCAAGACAGGCACCGCAGGCACGGCTGGACGCTTCTGCAACAGCACCTCCCCAGCTCTGGACGGCTGTGAGTTGCTGTGCTGCGGGAGGGGCTACCGCACCCGGACACAGCGCGTCACCGAGCGATGCAACTGCACCTTCCACTGGTGCTGTCATGTCAGCTGCTTGAACTGCACCAACATGCAAGTGTTGCACGAGTGCTTGTGA